A genomic segment from Candidatus Atribacteria bacterium ADurb.Bin276 encodes:
- the kdgA gene encoding KHG/KDPG aldolase produces MHFKDRFETIHFIESKKIVAIIRAKEGGSFLDAVKALKKGGIECIEVTMTTPGALKTLEEVRSKIDDVLFGAGTVLDPETARQAILSGAQFIVTPSLNLEVIRLSHRYDIPIIPGAFTPTEILSAWENGAECVKVFPASNVGPDYIKAIKGPFPQIKICPTGGISLENMKAFLKAGASCLGVGGKLVDASLIKNQKWDELTSIAKEYVAQLND; encoded by the coding sequence ATGCATTTTAAAGATCGGTTTGAAACCATTCATTTTATTGAAAGTAAAAAAATCGTGGCTATCATTCGAGCTAAAGAAGGTGGTTCTTTTTTGGATGCAGTTAAAGCCTTGAAAAAAGGGGGAATTGAATGTATCGAAGTTACGATGACTACCCCTGGAGCTCTTAAAACCTTAGAGGAAGTACGATCAAAAATCGATGACGTTCTCTTTGGAGCTGGTACTGTCCTCGATCCCGAAACTGCACGTCAAGCCATCTTATCCGGTGCCCAGTTTATCGTTACTCCATCTTTGAATCTTGAGGTTATTCGTCTCTCTCACCGTTATGATATCCCTATCATACCTGGAGCTTTCACACCAACTGAAATTCTTAGTGCCTGGGAAAACGGTGCTGAGTGTGTGAAAGTGTTCCCAGCTTCCAACGTAGGTCCCGATTATATTAAAGCAATAAAAGGTCCTTTCCCTCAAATTAAAATCTGTCCTACTGGAGGGATTAGCTTAGAAAATATGAAAGCCTTTTTAAAAGCTGGTGCATCATGCTTGGGGGTGGGTGGAAAGTTAGTCGATGCAAGTTTAATTAAAAATCAAAAATGGGATGAACTGACATCAATTGCTAAGGAATACGTCGCCCAATTAAACGACTAA
- the rbsB_5 gene encoding D-ribose-binding periplasmic protein precursor: MKNIKKLGLILVIALTFGISSVGMAAEPDYTIGITIWGGSHPWSIQACNFANYIANILNCKIVVTYHNVRPEDEINNMENYVSSKADAVISWAPSGTITPKCAEILGNAKIYYGTYDQDIPQQIKNELYKNPYYIGNIAADNNVPGYQNAEVLLKKGCKNAVVLSAEHGTVHQVRAEAFKEAFEKGGGKVLATQWDLYTAEESAKALESLIAAHPEVDCVYGTGGPYTMGAIEAVKRLNKVGKIFVTGTDISLSVLDNIKEGSAAAVSGGHWISCGLSLIRAYNVLTGNPLGSNTDDVEVKMFQIDSADAAQKYRDWFIERPILTEDEIKSLVVKFNPEMNMDKFKEIAKSISIESIYQQRMKEKEEGIDFPPKYIDMGIDFQ; encoded by the coding sequence ATGAAAAATATTAAAAAATTAGGATTAATATTGGTTATTGCTTTAACTTTCGGTATTTCTTCTGTAGGTATGGCAGCAGAACCAGATTATACCATTGGGATTACAATTTGGGGTGGTAGCCATCCATGGTCTATCCAAGCTTGTAATTTTGCAAATTATATAGCAAACATACTGAATTGTAAGATAGTTGTAACCTATCATAACGTACGCCCGGAAGATGAAATAAACAATATGGAAAATTATGTATCGAGTAAGGCTGATGCGGTTATTTCCTGGGCTCCCTCTGGTACTATAACTCCAAAATGTGCAGAAATTTTAGGAAATGCAAAAATCTACTATGGAACCTACGATCAAGATATACCTCAGCAGATAAAAAATGAACTCTATAAAAATCCATATTATATAGGAAATATTGCTGCAGATAATAACGTTCCAGGATATCAAAATGCCGAAGTATTATTAAAAAAAGGTTGTAAAAATGCAGTCGTTCTAAGTGCAGAACATGGTACCGTCCACCAAGTAAGGGCAGAAGCATTTAAAGAAGCCTTTGAAAAAGGTGGAGGAAAAGTACTGGCAACTCAATGGGATTTGTATACAGCTGAAGAATCGGCAAAAGCTTTGGAATCATTAATAGCAGCCCATCCAGAAGTTGATTGTGTTTACGGAACTGGTGGACCATATACTATGGGAGCTATTGAAGCAGTTAAGAGATTAAATAAAGTTGGTAAAATATTCGTTACTGGTACAGATATTTCACTAAGTGTTCTTGATAACATAAAAGAGGGAAGTGCAGCTGCAGTTTCTGGTGGTCATTGGATTAGCTGTGGTCTCTCTCTAATAAGGGCTTATAACGTTTTAACTGGTAATCCTTTAGGTTCTAACACTGATGATGTTGAAGTTAAAATGTTCCAAATCGATTCAGCAGATGCTGCACAAAAATATAGAGATTGGTTTATTGAAAGGCCAATTCTTACCGAGGATGAAATAAAAAGCTTGGTAGTAAAATTCAATCCGGAAATGAATATGGATAAATTTAAAGAAATTGCAAAAAGCATAAGTATTGAATCCATTTATCAACAAAGAATGAAAGAAAAAGAAGAAGGCATAGACTTCCCACCAAAATACATAGACATGGGAATTGATTTTCAATAA